The Salvia splendens isolate huo1 unplaced genomic scaffold, SspV2 ctg391, whole genome shotgun sequence DNA segment GTTTGATTTcaagtcacccggccgggtgaattttatgcccATTaatctacccggccgggtggataaagtataactgcaatattgcagttaaaggagggatgagagagagagagtgattgGACGTGAGGAttggaaaaaggaaagaaaaaagaaaggtgggggggggggggttaaAAAGAGGTGTCAGGTGAGTGGACGTTTTTTGGGAATTGGGAGAAAGTTGACGGCTGGAGGAGAAaaagggagaaagagaggaggaagaaaaggaggaagaaattccgACCAACATTCCGACGATCCGACTCCAAATCCCAACTCCACTCAACGAGAGCTTGAATCATACGGTTTTAATTGCAAAATTCACCATGTGTATAGGCTAAGCTctctatgttgctccaagttgttaTATAGGCTTTGTATGAATGTTTTCACACCATTGAAATCATATGTTTGTGTCCTACAATGTGCTTAattttattcactatgtttttggctaatgatgtagtgatgttaattcctttgctatcgtctctttaacatagcttaggattgatcgtttgttggtatgctatcgatttagaactgttcaggggataaattgatagtggattaggtaagtgattatagtagacgacgttcattcccgcgcatctgcaggaattaaatgtcgttgaaagttggttcatggaacaagtgttcagctgactgtgaactatacgtcgtagacatgttcagtgcacgcgattaggttgataattttaatcccGTCGTATGTTTCGTTGTAAATGGTGTAAAACAACGCAAGCTTAGAGAACAAATTGGAGTGACTTCTTTTTCTCGTGTTAAAAATCTCATTTTAGTAGCTTAAATTAGTTAaccatctcaaaatcaaaacaaaatctttatatgctttgtgtagtcatattaagtgtaagcaatcttgcctccctgtggatcgacacttgaaatactactacgatactgtattcttgcagtagtgtagtattattagagttaaaataattgaacttgataatctttatacattgattaagaactctaaaatatcacatcaagttttggcgccgttgccggggaatcaaattgtacatttttattcccctaactttacatgatttatatagtttgatgcttgcaaaagtatgttttatgtGTAGGAAAAGGAATGAATGGTGAAAAGAAACaaggaatgaagctcggatggtgaaaaagttgtgcaaaatttcCAAGTTGACAGACCGGGCAGAAAGTGCTCAAAATGaggcacccggccgggtatattttatgcctaataattctacccggccgggtatgaTGTTCAAAATACGAAAATTCCAGGAAACTgtcaaaattggccacccggccgggtgaattttatgccaattaattccacccggccgggttgatTAATTTCAACCGCAATAATGCAGTTTTTGTGGGCGGTTGGCAGGTGAATAGTGACGTAGGGATTGGAGGAAAAAGGTGAAAGGAAAGAAAGGAATTAAaaaaagaggagagagagattgGAGGTGACGTTTTTTGGTGAGGAGCATTAATTATTCAACAAAAAGAAATTGAGGAAAGAGGGGCGGCGAATTGGGAGTTTCTGCCATCATTCCAACGCTCCGTTTCGGAATCccaattccactcaacgagagcaagcttcctacggtttttattgcatatttcaccatgtttttaggctaagctctctatgttgctccaagttgtaatctaggcttgtatggATGTTTTCACACCATCGAATCATGTGTTTTGATACCAACAATATTTGCTATGATTAAACTCTACGTTTTCTTGCTAAAGATGTAGTGTTGTTAATTCCttaactattgtctctttaacatagtttaggattgattgattgttggtGTGCTATCGaattagaactgttcaggggataaattgatagtggattaggtaagtaattatagtagacgacgtttgttcccgcgcatccgcaggaattaaatgtcgttgaaagttggttcatggaacaagtgttcagctgactgtgaactatacgtcctagacatgttcagtgcacgcgattaggttgataattttaatcccGTCGTATGTTTCGTTGTAAATGGTGTAAAACAACGCAAGCTTAGAGAGCAAATTGGAGTGACTTCTTTTTCTCGTGTTAAAAATCTCATTTTAGTAGCTTAAATTAGTTAaccatctcaaaatcaaaacaaaatctttatatgctttgtgtagtcatattaagtgtaagcaatcttgcctccctgtggatcgacacttgaaatactactacgatactgtattcttgcagtagtgtagtattattagagttaaaataattgaacttgataatctttatacattgattaagaactctaaaatatcacatcacatagcataacttgatatacattgtcaaagactaaatgaattttttatattgaaaagaataaatttcttacttcccgccacatatacgtataaaaagtaaattactactatcacttaaaataacgataatattgtatgcatcttgtttgttttgaataatatgagaatttacactactctttgtattaagaagttatacaaactttataagttagatttaattttaaatatatataatgtcatcttattccttagtttaatctataaacttagtagtattgtttaattagaggcgaattaaaatataagaactaaaaacattaattgagtaaatatagaatggaaattgtaagcattacatatatgtgttgtcgtttagattgtgaattaattcggagaaaaagtattgcaataaatgattaaatctcaattttaacctaaataaatggaaggcaaactaaactctctaacacaattccaatttaactcaaatataagtctaattaatatataaatttaataacttaattataaaacaaatttaatggtagtgcactatttaaatgtgttttaaaacttcttcaagaagttagcattttattaGGCTATTATTTATCCAATTgtttttgccttaaaaaattatttttaaatagaaGACACATCATCTTttcattttccctccaaaaaggacattaaggacttttcatcaaacttgcactttagattagtatagatttcAGTCCACCAAAAATAGTCTTAATGATGgacgacacaagttttaatacgaaattggtaaaatatgacATAATGTCAATAAATAGAGTTGGTAAAGTATGATAGCAAAAGAGAAGAAcaagaaaaaatgaataataaaatgagattaactttctaattttgttggacggatgaaaatagaaagatatactccctttgtccgtCAAAACCTTGACACGTTTTTCAATTTCATGTTTGTCTAAAAAtgagactcacattccactaaatttTAACGAGCATGCGGATCGAGCAGCTGGCCGACGAATAGAACTACCCCACTCGTATCCTCTCTAATAGTGAAGATGAAAGGATGGTCGGCCACAAACCTCGGTCGTGGCCGAGGCCGCTGCATACAGGACCCACCAATGAAAAGCCCTGTCACAGCCGCGGCCTCGGTGCCCTCCTCATTCACCTCCACAATCGCCTTGTGGTGTATCTTGTCAGCCCACAGCTCCTCTCCATCCGGAGATTCCTCCACCATCTCACTCACTCCACCCCTCTCAAAAACACCCACCACTCCAAGCTCCTTCAAAACCCTAGACGCCTCAAACTCGAAACCCATCTTAAACTTAGGTATGCGGAATTCGTCAAGATTTACCTCCCCGTGAGGGAGATGGCGGTCCACAAACCCGGGCTCAGAGCAGACTCTCTCCACCAGAGATGGCAGCCCGTCTCTGGCATCCGGGAGATAGATGCACATGGAGAATCTGCGCGTGTCGCCGCTGCCATGGCGGTAAGGCAGCTTTAGAACTTTGAAGCCATCGAAGAACCCAACGTATTGCTTATCCCAGTTGGTCATGAAGGGCGCGCGAATAGAGCTTCCGTTTAAGAGGTGGAAATCGGCATCTCTTGTTAGATTTGCGTCGAATTTGTTGCCCCATGTCCCTTTGAAATAGACTGCATTTGCGAAGACAAGTCTTGTCAAGTCGGAGACTGAATTTCGTGGGAGTATTTCATTGATGAGGCCATTTGTTGTCTTCTCACACCACGAGTTCACTTCTTTCCTAGCCTTTTCTCCCTTTTAAAGTATTTAGATACACAATTTTTAGCATAACACTATAAAAAAACAATAGCTTTTGCGAGCAATTATGTTATGCATTAAAACACGTGtgatttcaaaagtttctatttcaAAGACAGAGGTAGTACTATTTTAGTTTATAACATATTGCATCTCACAATTTTTTGTCCTATATATATCATATCGGATGATAAAAAAGTagcattaaaaatgaaacgtttctaaaaatggaaacaacatctCTCCTCGttaactcataaaacaacacACGAGTACTAAATTGAGAATAAACTTGAATACCTGATGCTGAAAATCAACACGTTGGGCAACTGCCTCGTAAGAATTCTGGACAATATCTCGAAAAGCCGGCTTGAGAGTGAGGCTCTGATCGAACCAGAGTCCGTTTTTGGTTGACAAGATGGGCCCACCGGCACAGCCCTCGTCGAAAATCATGGTCGCAATCTGCGAGTAGAAGGAACTAAGGTGTTCCGCGCTCTCTGATTTGAGATAAATGAGAATCTGCGAGCGCGCGGAGCCGCTCGATCCGGCGGCGCATAGGGACAGCGCAAAGTGGATGGAGAGGGGCGAGACGACGACGTTTTTGGCTTGGTTGTCGGCGGCGATCACGTGCTTCGCAAGGGAAAGGAAGCTGTCTGTCGCTTTCTTCACTAGTTGCTTGTTGAGAGAGATTGTCGACAGCCGCCGCAAGGGAGTTTTAAGAGACATATTGATTATATTATGAACATTATTATTATCACAAGGGTTAAAGGAATTTATTTATAGGTGAGAGACAAAGGTAGGGCTTCGTGACTTGGGCATCACTCTATTGATAATTTACCATATTGACTTCAAAGTTCAAAATCTTGGTTGAATATTCATGACCgatatttgaaatttaatttacttcTATTGCGTTATTTGAAAATAATTCGTGatgctattttaatttttaatatcacCAAACGGTATTTTTCTTTCCTTTATCTTTACGGAAAACTACTGCAAAAATCATGATTTTTTAAAAGATTTTCCATGAACTTTTAAACATAGCACCAAATATCATATAAACTTTTTCAATCTTAATCATCTTCCCATGTTTCATGGG contains these protein-coding regions:
- the LOC121790029 gene encoding serpin-ZX-like, producing MSLKTPLRRLSTISLNKQLVKKATDSFLSLAKHVIAADNQAKNVVVSPLSIHFALSLCAAGSSGSARSQILIYLKSESAEHLSSFYSQIATMIFDEGCAGGPILSTKNGLWFDQSLTLKPAFRDIVQNSYEAVAQRVDFQHQGEKARKEVNSWCEKTTNGLINEILPRNSVSDLTRLVFANAVYFKGTWGNKFDANLTRDADFHLLNGSSIRAPFMTNWDKQYVGFFDGFKVLKLPYRHGSGDTRRFSMCIYLPDARDGLPSLVERVCSEPGFVDRHLPHGEVNLDEFRIPKFKMGFEFEASRVLKELGVVGVFERGGVSEMVEESPDGEELWADKIHHKAIVEVNEEGTEAAAVTGLFIGGSCMQRPRPRPRFVADHPFIFTIREDTSGVVLFVGQLLDPHAR